The following coding sequences lie in one Chionomys nivalis chromosome 8, mChiNiv1.1, whole genome shotgun sequence genomic window:
- the Snx32 gene encoding sorting nexin-32 isoform X2, with translation MEELHQEAGKESKPSSMPVDLQGESSLQVEISDAVSERDKVKFTVQTKPEFSVVRQHEEFIWLHDTYVENEEYAGLIIPPAPPRPDFEASREKLQKLGEGDSSITREEFAKMKQELEAEYLAIFKKTVAMHEVFLQRLAAHPTLRQDHNFSVFLEYSQDLSVREKNRKEVLGGFLRSIVRSADEVLITGISGLKEVDDFFEHERTFLVEYHTRIRDTCHRADRVMHSHKCLADDYIPLSAALSSLGTREVSQLKRSFLKLAELFERLRKLEGRVASDEDLKLSDMLRYYMRDSQAAKDLLYRRLRALADYENANKALDKARTRNREVRPAESHQQLCCQRFERLSDSAKQELMDFKSRRVSSFRKNLIELAELELKHAKVSTHGPLLTLLLPSSCQCMYSQAQGQGNASSPGAIIFLFSLGTRKGGLQAEQWIQQ, from the exons CCTTCCTCCATGCCCGTGGATCTGCAGGGAGAGAGCTCCTTACAGGTGGAGATTTCTGATGCAGTGAGTGAGCGGGACAAGGTGAAGTTCACTGTTCAAACCAAG CCTGAGTTCTCAGTGGTTCGGCAGCACGAGGAATTCATCTGGCTACATGACACCTATGTGGAAAATGAGGAGTACGCCGGCCTTATC AttcccccagcccctcccaggCCAGACTTCGAGGCTTCAAGGGAAAAGCTGCAGAAGTTGGGTGAGGGCGACAGCTCCATCACCCGGGAAGAGTTTGCCAAGATGAAGCAGGAGCTAGAAGC GGAGTACTTGGCCATCTTTAAGAAGACGGTTGCAATGCATGAAGTCTTTCTGCAGCGCCTGGCAGCCCATCCGACCCTGCGGCAGGATCACAACTTCTCTGTCTTCTTGGAATACAGCCAGGAT CTGAGTGTTCGagagaagaacagaaaggaggTCCTGGGAGGGTTCCTGAGGAGCATCGTCAGATCTGCAGATGAAGTCCTCATCACTGGCATATCAGGGCTCAAG GAGGTAGATGACTTCTTTGAGCACGAGAGAACCTTCTTAGTAGAATACCACACCCGAATCCGAGATACCTGCCACAGGGCCGACCGTGTCATGCACTCCCACAAGT GCCTGGCAGACGACTATATACCTCTGTCTGCTGCACTGAGCAGTCTTGGAACCCGGGAAGTCAGCCAGCTGAAGAG GAGCTTCCTGAAGCTGGCAGAGCTCTTTGAACGACTGAGG AAGCTGGAAGGCCGGGTAGCCTCTGATGAGGACCTGAAGCTGTCTGACATGCTGAGATACTACATGCGAGACTCACAAGCAGCCAAG GACCTGCTGTACAGGCGGCTTCGGGCACTGGCCGACTATGAGAATGCTAACAAAGCGCTGGACAAAGCTCGTACAAGGAACCGGGAAGTGCGACCAGCGGAGAGCCACCAACAGCTGTGTTGCCAGCGCTTTGAGcgcctctctgactctgccaagCAGG AGCTCATGGACTTCAAGTCCCGCCGCGTCTCCTCTTTCCGTAAGAATCTCATTGAGTTGGCAGAGCTGGAGCTCAAGCATGCCAAGGTGAGCACTCACGGGCCCCTCCTGACTCTGCTGCTCCCATCTTCTTGCCAGTGTATGTATAGTCAGGCCCAGGGTCAAGGTAATGCCTCCTCTCCTGGggccattatttttctcttttcactggGTACTAGGAAGGGGGGCCTGCAGGCTGAGCAGTGGATACAACAGTAG
- the Snx32 gene encoding sorting nexin-32 isoform X3: MEELHQEAGKESKPSSMPVDLQGESSLQVEISDAVSERDKVKFTVQTKSGLPHFAQPEFSVVRQHEEFIWLHDTYVENEEYAGLIIPPAPPRPDFEASREKLQKLGEGDSSITREEFAKMKQELEAEYLAIFKKTVAMHEVFLQRLAAHPTLRQDHNFSVFLEYSQDLSVREKNRKEVLGGFLRSIVRSADEVLITGISGLKEVDDFFEHERTFLVEYHTRIRDTCHRADRVMHSHKCLADDYIPLSAALSSLGTREVSQLKRSFLKLAELFERLRKLEGRVASDEDLKLSDMLRYYMRDSQAAKDLLYRRLRALADYENANKALDKARTRNREVRPAESHQQLCCQRFERLSDSAKQELMDFKSRRVSSFRKNLIELAELELKHAKASTLLLRNALVALKGEP; this comes from the exons CCTTCCTCCATGCCCGTGGATCTGCAGGGAGAGAGCTCCTTACAGGTGGAGATTTCTGATGCAGTGAGTGAGCGGGACAAGGTGAAGTTCACTGTTCAAACCAAG AGTGGCCTCCCTCACTTTGCCCAGCCTGAGTTCTCAGTGGTTCGGCAGCACGAGGAATTCATCTGGCTACATGACACCTATGTGGAAAATGAGGAGTACGCCGGCCTTATC AttcccccagcccctcccaggCCAGACTTCGAGGCTTCAAGGGAAAAGCTGCAGAAGTTGGGTGAGGGCGACAGCTCCATCACCCGGGAAGAGTTTGCCAAGATGAAGCAGGAGCTAGAAGC GGAGTACTTGGCCATCTTTAAGAAGACGGTTGCAATGCATGAAGTCTTTCTGCAGCGCCTGGCAGCCCATCCGACCCTGCGGCAGGATCACAACTTCTCTGTCTTCTTGGAATACAGCCAGGAT CTGAGTGTTCGagagaagaacagaaaggaggTCCTGGGAGGGTTCCTGAGGAGCATCGTCAGATCTGCAGATGAAGTCCTCATCACTGGCATATCAGGGCTCAAG GAGGTAGATGACTTCTTTGAGCACGAGAGAACCTTCTTAGTAGAATACCACACCCGAATCCGAGATACCTGCCACAGGGCCGACCGTGTCATGCACTCCCACAAGT GCCTGGCAGACGACTATATACCTCTGTCTGCTGCACTGAGCAGTCTTGGAACCCGGGAAGTCAGCCAGCTGAAGAG GAGCTTCCTGAAGCTGGCAGAGCTCTTTGAACGACTGAGG AAGCTGGAAGGCCGGGTAGCCTCTGATGAGGACCTGAAGCTGTCTGACATGCTGAGATACTACATGCGAGACTCACAAGCAGCCAAG GACCTGCTGTACAGGCGGCTTCGGGCACTGGCCGACTATGAGAATGCTAACAAAGCGCTGGACAAAGCTCGTACAAGGAACCGGGAAGTGCGACCAGCGGAGAGCCACCAACAGCTGTGTTGCCAGCGCTTTGAGcgcctctctgactctgccaagCAGG AGCTCATGGACTTCAAGTCCCGCCGCGTCTCCTCTTTCCGTAAGAATCTCATTGAGTTGGCAGAGCTGGAGCTCAAGCATGCCAAG GCCAGCACCCTGCTTCTCCGAAATGCCCTTGTTGCCCTTAAGGGAGAGCCTTAG
- the Snx32 gene encoding sorting nexin-32 isoform X1, with translation MEELHQEAGKESKPSSMPVDLQGESSLQVEISDAVSERDKVKFTVQTKSGLPHFAQPEFSVVRQHEEFIWLHDTYVENEEYAGLIIPPAPPRPDFEASREKLQKLGEGDSSITREEFAKMKQELEAEYLAIFKKTVAMHEVFLQRLAAHPTLRQDHNFSVFLEYSQDLSVREKNRKEVLGGFLRSIVRSADEVLITGISGLKEVDDFFEHERTFLVEYHTRIRDTCHRADRVMHSHKCLADDYIPLSAALSSLGTREVSQLKRSFLKLAELFERLRKLEGRVASDEDLKLSDMLRYYMRDSQAAKDLLYRRLRALADYENANKALDKARTRNREVRPAESHQQLCCQRFERLSDSAKQELMDFKSRRVSSFRKNLIELAELELKHAKVSTHGPLLTLLLPSSCQCMYSQAQGQGNASSPGAIIFLFSLGTRKGGLQAEQWIQQ, from the exons CCTTCCTCCATGCCCGTGGATCTGCAGGGAGAGAGCTCCTTACAGGTGGAGATTTCTGATGCAGTGAGTGAGCGGGACAAGGTGAAGTTCACTGTTCAAACCAAG AGTGGCCTCCCTCACTTTGCCCAGCCTGAGTTCTCAGTGGTTCGGCAGCACGAGGAATTCATCTGGCTACATGACACCTATGTGGAAAATGAGGAGTACGCCGGCCTTATC AttcccccagcccctcccaggCCAGACTTCGAGGCTTCAAGGGAAAAGCTGCAGAAGTTGGGTGAGGGCGACAGCTCCATCACCCGGGAAGAGTTTGCCAAGATGAAGCAGGAGCTAGAAGC GGAGTACTTGGCCATCTTTAAGAAGACGGTTGCAATGCATGAAGTCTTTCTGCAGCGCCTGGCAGCCCATCCGACCCTGCGGCAGGATCACAACTTCTCTGTCTTCTTGGAATACAGCCAGGAT CTGAGTGTTCGagagaagaacagaaaggaggTCCTGGGAGGGTTCCTGAGGAGCATCGTCAGATCTGCAGATGAAGTCCTCATCACTGGCATATCAGGGCTCAAG GAGGTAGATGACTTCTTTGAGCACGAGAGAACCTTCTTAGTAGAATACCACACCCGAATCCGAGATACCTGCCACAGGGCCGACCGTGTCATGCACTCCCACAAGT GCCTGGCAGACGACTATATACCTCTGTCTGCTGCACTGAGCAGTCTTGGAACCCGGGAAGTCAGCCAGCTGAAGAG GAGCTTCCTGAAGCTGGCAGAGCTCTTTGAACGACTGAGG AAGCTGGAAGGCCGGGTAGCCTCTGATGAGGACCTGAAGCTGTCTGACATGCTGAGATACTACATGCGAGACTCACAAGCAGCCAAG GACCTGCTGTACAGGCGGCTTCGGGCACTGGCCGACTATGAGAATGCTAACAAAGCGCTGGACAAAGCTCGTACAAGGAACCGGGAAGTGCGACCAGCGGAGAGCCACCAACAGCTGTGTTGCCAGCGCTTTGAGcgcctctctgactctgccaagCAGG AGCTCATGGACTTCAAGTCCCGCCGCGTCTCCTCTTTCCGTAAGAATCTCATTGAGTTGGCAGAGCTGGAGCTCAAGCATGCCAAGGTGAGCACTCACGGGCCCCTCCTGACTCTGCTGCTCCCATCTTCTTGCCAGTGTATGTATAGTCAGGCCCAGGGTCAAGGTAATGCCTCCTCTCCTGGggccattatttttctcttttcactggGTACTAGGAAGGGGGGCCTGCAGGCTGAGCAGTGGATACAACAGTAG
- the LOC130880737 gene encoding non-structural maintenance of chromosomes element 3 homolog, producing the protein MLQTPRSRSRPGAQPGSGSDRDLGASGEVLSGPRRPDASQGSAGALSPSSRPAQATPAPELRTQKQLELKVAELVQFLLIKDQRKIPIKRTGILKHVIRDYKDIFPDLLKLAAERLHYVFGYKLVELEPKSNAYILINTLEPVEEDAEMRGDQGTPTTGLLMIILGLIFMNGHSIPETEVWDFLRRLGVYPTKKHSVFGDPKKLITEDFVRQRYLESRRIPHTDPVDCELQWGPRANLETSKMKVLKFVAKVHNQDPKNWPTQYCEALADEQSRVGPEPSGPVAAS; encoded by the coding sequence ATGTTACAAACGCCGAGGAGCAGGAGCCGCCCTGGTGCCCAGCCCGGAAGCGGCAGCGACCGTGATCTGGGTGCCTCTGGGGAGGTCCTGAGTGGGCCCAGACGCCCCGATGCCTCGCAGGGCAGTGCAGGCGCCTTGTCGCCGAGCTCCCGCCCGGCCCAGGCCACTCCCGCCCCGGAACTCCGGACCCAGAAACAGCTGGAGTTGAAGGTGGCAGAGCTGGTGCAGTTCTTGCTGATTAAGGACCAGCGGAAGATCCCCATCAAGCGGACCGGTATCCTGAAGCACGTCATCCGTGACTACAAGGACATCTTCCCAGACCTGCTCAAGCTGGCTGCCGAGCGGCTCCACTATGTGTTCGGGTACAAACTGGTAGAACTCGAACCCAAGAGCAACGCCTACATCCTCATCAACACCCTGGAGCCCGTGGAGGAGGATGCTGAGATGAGAGGCGACCAGGGAACGCCCACAACCGGCCTCCTGATGATTATTTTAGGGCTCATCTTTATGAATGGCCACAGCATCCCGGAAACCGAAGTCTGGGATTTTCTTCGTCGTTTGGGGGTGTATCCCACCAAGAAGCATTCAGTTTTCGGAGATCCGAAGAAACTCATTACTGAAGACTTCGTGAGACAGCGTTACCTGGAGTCCCGACGGATACCCCACACAGATCCCGTGGACTGTGAGCTCCAGTGGGGTCCACGAGCAAATCTGGAAACCAGTAAGATGAAAGTTCTTAAATTTGTGGCCAAAGTCCACAATCAAGATCCCAAGAACTGGCCCACGCAGTACTGTGAGGCTTTGGCAGACGAGCAGAGCAGGGTCGGACCGGAACCCAGCGGTCCAGTCGCAGCTTCTTGA
- the Cfl1 gene encoding cofilin-1 isoform X1, translating into MASGVAVSDGVIKVFNDMKVRKSSTPEEVKKRKKAVLFCLSEDKKNIILEEGKEILVGDVGQTVDDPYTTFVKMLPDKDCRYALYDATYETKESKKEDLVFIFWAPESAPLKSKMIYASSKDAIKKKLTGIKHELQANCYEEVKDRCTLAEKLGGSAVISLEGKPL; encoded by the exons ATG GCCTCTGGTGTGGCTGTCTCTGATGGTGTCATCAAGGTGTTCAATGACATGAAAGTGCGCAAGTCTTCGACGCCAGAAGAAGTGAAGAAACGCAAGAAGGCGGTGCTCTTTTGCCTGAGTGAGGACAAGAAGAACATCATCCTGGAGGAGGGCAAGGAGATTCTGGTAGGAGATGTGGGGCAGACTGTGGACGATCCCTACACCACCTTTGTCAAGATGCTGCCAGACAAGGACTGCCGCTACGCTCTCTACGATGCCACCTACGAGACCAAGGAGAGCAAGAAGGAGGACCTGGTGTTCATCTTCTG GGCCCCTGAGAGTGCACCCCTTAAGAGCAAAATGATCTACGCCAGCTCCAAGGATGCCATCAAGAAGAAGCTGACAG GAATCAAGCATGAATTACAAGCAAACTGCTACGAGGAGGTCAAGGACCGCTGCACCCTGGCAGAGAAACTAGGTGGCAGTGCCGTCATCTCCCTGGAGGGCAAGCCTTTGTGA
- the Cfl1 gene encoding cofilin-1 isoform X2, with the protein MKVRKSSTPEEVKKRKKAVLFCLSEDKKNIILEEGKEILVGDVGQTVDDPYTTFVKMLPDKDCRYALYDATYETKESKKEDLVFIFWAPESAPLKSKMIYASSKDAIKKKLTGIKHELQANCYEEVKDRCTLAEKLGGSAVISLEGKPL; encoded by the exons ATGAAAGTGCGCAAGTCTTCGACGCCAGAAGAAGTGAAGAAACGCAAGAAGGCGGTGCTCTTTTGCCTGAGTGAGGACAAGAAGAACATCATCCTGGAGGAGGGCAAGGAGATTCTGGTAGGAGATGTGGGGCAGACTGTGGACGATCCCTACACCACCTTTGTCAAGATGCTGCCAGACAAGGACTGCCGCTACGCTCTCTACGATGCCACCTACGAGACCAAGGAGAGCAAGAAGGAGGACCTGGTGTTCATCTTCTG GGCCCCTGAGAGTGCACCCCTTAAGAGCAAAATGATCTACGCCAGCTCCAAGGATGCCATCAAGAAGAAGCTGACAG GAATCAAGCATGAATTACAAGCAAACTGCTACGAGGAGGTCAAGGACCGCTGCACCCTGGCAGAGAAACTAGGTGGCAGTGCCGTCATCTCCCTGGAGGGCAAGCCTTTGTGA
- the LOC130880736 gene encoding histone H3.3A — protein MARTKQTARKSTGGKAPRKQLATKAARKSAPSTGGVKKPHRYRPGTVALREIRRYQKSTELLIRKLPFQRLVREIAQDFKTDLRFQSAAIGALQEASEAYLVGLFEDTNLCAIHAKRVTIMPKDIQLARRIRGERA, from the coding sequence ATGGCTCGTACAAAGCAGACTGCCCGTAAATCCACCGGTGGTAAAGCACCCAGGAAACAACTGGCTACAAAAGCCGCTCGCAAGAGTGCGCCCTCTACTGGAGGGGTGAAGAAACCTCATCGTTACAGGCCTGGTACTGTGGCACTCCGTGAAATCAGACGCTATCAGAAATCCACTGAACTTCTGATCCGCAAACTCCCCTTCCAGCGTCTGGTGCGAGAAATTGCTCAGGACTTCAAAACAGATCTGCGCTTCCAGAGTGCAGCTATTGGTGCTTTGCAGGAGGCAAGTGAGGCCTATCTGGTTGGCCTTTTTGAAGATACCAACCTGTGTGCTATCCATGCCAAACGTGTAACAATTATGCCAAAAGATATCCAGCTAGCACGCCGCATACGCGGAGAACGTGCTTAA